Proteins encoded within one genomic window of Streptomyces taklimakanensis:
- a CDS encoding helix-turn-helix domain-containing protein — translation MTPRSQSPPAVRELDHPAADEIRLEEVLHALSDPVRLRIVRTLATAEEELPCSGFELPVSKSTTTHHFRVLRESGVISQSYRGTAKMSELRRGELEALFPGLLDAVLAAAARQAGRGCGPPEPDRRRPRSGGAVPGGPEHRARST, via the coding sequence GTGACGCCCCGCTCCCAGAGCCCGCCCGCCGTCCGAGAGCTGGACCACCCGGCCGCCGACGAGATCCGGCTGGAGGAGGTCCTGCACGCCCTCTCCGACCCCGTCCGTCTGCGGATCGTGCGCACTTTGGCGACGGCCGAGGAGGAACTGCCCTGCTCGGGGTTCGAGCTGCCGGTCAGCAAGTCCACGACCACCCACCACTTCAGGGTGCTGCGCGAGAGCGGTGTGATCAGCCAGAGCTACCGGGGCACCGCGAAGATGAGCGAACTGCGCCGCGGCGAGTTGGAGGCGCTCTTCCCCGGTCTGCTGGACGCGGTCCTCGCCGCGGCCGCCCGACAGGCCGGTCGGGGCTGCGGCCCGCCGGAACCCGACCGGCGCCGCCCCCGCTCGGGCGGCGCCGTGCCGGGCGGCCCGGAACACCGCGCCCGGAGCACCTAG
- a CDS encoding phosphatase PAP2 family protein produces the protein MASPLSSRSPSPRLTALACTAVSAVLVVLVTAGWDPLLGLDARVTSALHRTAHAEPGWTRFNRVLTDWVWDPWTMRALLLVTVVWLLVRGASRLALWVACAAVAGTVLQQGLKALLDRDRPRWPRPVDSADFAALPSGHAMTAALTFGLLLWLVRLRAARRAVRLAVLWVGVVSVAGVGFTRVYLGVHWPTDVLTGWLLGIAVAAATAALWHRRTACPPWPGGRRPE, from the coding sequence ATGGCCTCCCCCTTGTCCTCCCGCTCCCCTTCCCCCCGTCTGACCGCGCTGGCGTGCACCGCGGTCTCGGCCGTGCTGGTGGTGCTCGTCACGGCCGGGTGGGACCCGCTGCTGGGGCTCGACGCCCGCGTCACCTCCGCGCTGCACCGCACCGCCCACGCCGAGCCGGGGTGGACCCGGTTCAACCGGGTGCTGACCGACTGGGTCTGGGACCCGTGGACCATGCGGGCCCTGTTGCTGGTGACCGTCGTGTGGCTGCTGGTGCGGGGGGCGTCGCGGCTCGCGCTCTGGGTCGCGTGCGCCGCGGTCGCCGGCACCGTCCTCCAGCAGGGGCTCAAGGCGCTCCTGGACCGCGACCGCCCCCGGTGGCCCCGTCCGGTCGACTCGGCGGACTTCGCGGCGTTGCCCTCCGGACACGCCATGACGGCGGCCCTCACCTTCGGGCTGCTGCTGTGGCTGGTACGGCTGCGCGCGGCCCGGCGCGCCGTGCGCCTGGCCGTGCTGTGGGTGGGGGTGGTGAGCGTCGCCGGGGTGGGGTTCACCCGGGTCTACCTCGGTGTCCACTGGCCGACGGACGTCCTCACCGGTTGGCTGCTGGGGATCGCCGTGGCGGCGGCCACGGCCGCCCTGTGGCACAGGCGCACCGCCTGCCCCCCTTGGCCGGGGGGACGTCGACCGGAATGA
- a CDS encoding DUF5134 domain-containing protein: MHGPDLVGWMLVALCGGVGAACLWRLRDGPPERRRAAAGEAPMGLGMAVMAVPTSALEPPPPQLFAALFGVVAGYELALAASGSGHRSHHLHHAVGALAMVHMALGMAAPSPTGAHGHHTAASLDATGPTGAVTAVLLAYFAVYVLRTGVRPVPAGSPVGGTVGGTAGGGTPWPPEMAAACRSAMGLGMFTMLLVM, translated from the coding sequence GTGCACGGACCGGATCTGGTGGGCTGGATGCTGGTGGCCCTGTGCGGCGGCGTGGGCGCGGCCTGCCTGTGGCGGTTGCGCGACGGTCCGCCCGAGCGGCGCCGGGCCGCGGCGGGCGAGGCGCCGATGGGGCTCGGCATGGCGGTGATGGCGGTGCCGACCTCGGCGCTGGAGCCGCCCCCGCCCCAACTCTTCGCCGCGCTGTTCGGCGTCGTCGCCGGGTACGAGCTGGCGCTGGCCGCGTCCGGCTCCGGCCACCGGTCCCACCATCTGCACCACGCCGTCGGCGCCCTGGCGATGGTCCACATGGCGCTCGGCATGGCGGCTCCCTCCCCCACGGGCGCACACGGGCACCACACGGCCGCGTCCCTCGACGCCACGGGCCCGACCGGCGCGGTGACGGCCGTCCTGTTGGCGTACTTCGCGGTGTACGTGCTGCGCACCGGCGTCCGTCCGGTCCCCGCCGGGTCGCCCGTCGGCGGAACCGTCGGCGGAACCGCCGGCGGTGGGACACCGTGGCCACCGGAGATGGCGGCCGCCTGCCGGTCGGCGATGGGCCTGGGGATGTTCACCATGTTGCTCGTGATGTGA
- a CDS encoding DUF305 domain-containing protein has protein sequence MADRHGIPSNALAPARTPATVASRARTALGAVAAPAVLTALAVLTGCDGGSREAAPSDGPSVIAPGKPGEAAETLSAEEARKAGEQRRAEPNEADFSYVSGMIEHHRQALVMTELAEEHASSDAVRRLAERISAAQKPEIAAMRSWLGRNGGAEGDGEAHGGHGGESMPGMATEAQLDALRAARDEEFDRLFLKLMVTHHQGAVTMAKDAVRDGRDIQVQEMASDVAVQQTAEIARMRSMLQVL, from the coding sequence GTGGCAGACCGTCACGGCATCCCGTCCAACGCCCTCGCCCCCGCCCGTACGCCGGCCACCGTCGCGTCGAGGGCGCGGACCGCGCTCGGCGCGGTGGCCGCGCCGGCCGTGCTGACCGCGCTGGCCGTGCTGACCGGCTGTGACGGGGGGTCGCGGGAGGCGGCCCCCTCCGACGGTCCCTCGGTGATCGCGCCCGGGAAGCCCGGGGAGGCCGCCGAGACGCTCTCCGCGGAGGAGGCCCGGAAGGCGGGTGAGCAGCGACGGGCCGAGCCCAACGAGGCGGACTTCTCGTACGTCTCCGGCATGATCGAACACCATCGGCAGGCGCTGGTGATGACCGAGCTGGCCGAGGAACACGCGTCGTCCGACGCGGTGCGGAGACTGGCGGAGCGGATCTCCGCCGCCCAGAAGCCGGAGATCGCCGCGATGCGTTCCTGGCTCGGGCGCAACGGTGGCGCGGAAGGCGACGGGGAGGCACACGGCGGCCACGGCGGGGAGTCGATGCCCGGCATGGCGACCGAGGCGCAGCTCGACGCGCTGCGGGCGGCCCGCGACGAGGAGTTCGACCGGCTCTTCCTGAAGTTGATGGTCACCCATCACCAGGGCGCCGTGACGATGGCCAAGGACGCGGTCAGGGACGGCCGGGACATCCAGGTCCAGGAGATGGCGAGCGACGTGGCCGTCCAGCAGACCGCCGAGATCGCACGGATGCGCTCGATGCTCCAGGTGCTCTAG
- a CDS encoding TetR/AcrR family transcriptional regulator: MSPRSASVNEELRRRSRERLLQATVELVDERGYEATTLGDIADRAGSARGLVSYYFPGKRQLLQSAVHRLMHLTLAEALERAPRPSGPDAGRESLARAIDAILGLAGERPTLMRTHMAGILQHEGFVQCDEQQRLAALLRDTVVRYGSRDPDTDYPLLRALLMGAVVAVLLPGAPMPPARLRAELFGRYGLEWGMGFPPDVPEPRTSGDGPLLPPPARRP, encoded by the coding sequence ATGTCCCCTCGCAGCGCATCGGTCAATGAGGAGTTGCGCCGACGATCCCGCGAACGGTTGCTGCAGGCGACGGTGGAGCTGGTCGACGAGCGCGGCTACGAGGCGACCACACTGGGGGACATCGCGGACCGCGCGGGCTCGGCACGGGGGTTGGTGTCGTACTACTTCCCGGGAAAACGACAGCTGTTGCAGTCGGCCGTCCACCGGCTGATGCACCTCACCCTGGCCGAGGCCCTGGAGCGCGCCCCCCGCCCCTCGGGCCCGGACGCCGGACGCGAGTCGCTGGCCCGCGCGATCGACGCCATCCTGGGACTGGCCGGGGAGCGGCCGACCCTGATGCGCACGCACATGGCGGGGATCCTGCAGCACGAGGGCTTCGTCCAGTGCGACGAGCAACAGCGGCTGGCCGCCCTCCTGCGGGACACCGTCGTCCGCTACGGCTCCCGGGACCCGGACACCGACTACCCGTTGTTGCGCGCCCTGCTCATGGGCGCGGTCGTCGCCGTGCTGCTGCCCGGGGCCCCGATGCCGCCGGCGCGACTGCGTGCCGAGTTGTTCGGGCGCTACGGGCTGGAGTGGGGGATGGGGTTCCCACCGGACGTCCCCGAGCCGAGGACGTCCGGTGACGGCCCGCTGCTGCCGCCGCCGGCCCGCCGGCCCTGA
- a CDS encoding M56 family metallopeptidase: MMVALALLVLGALIAAVAPRVLARGSWPDREPVLALLVWQCVVVAVLLCCVLAMALSGAAAWHAVRGHVFAPAPSRVVEAYGLSAFGESWPAVVAVSLACGGVWTAAMLTREIRLARARRRARRAELRARAPMLPGEKPAPGERLVVLEGDRPDAWWLPGSPPRLVVTTAALRRLEGRGLDAVLAHEQGHRRARHDWLLHSSSALASGFPQVPVFRAFRDQVHRLVELSADDMASRRCGRLAVALALVELNEERGVFDPYAPRPAAQVPQRIDRLLTARPRLPVVRRLRVTALAALVPLVPLLVAFGPGLRALG; the protein is encoded by the coding sequence ATGATGGTGGCGCTCGCACTGCTCGTCCTGGGCGCGCTGATCGCGGCGGTGGCGCCGCGCGTGCTGGCCCGCGGCTCCTGGCCGGACCGCGAGCCCGTACTGGCACTGTTGGTGTGGCAGTGCGTGGTGGTCGCCGTGCTGTTGTGCTGCGTGCTCGCCATGGCCCTCTCCGGTGCCGCCGCCTGGCACGCCGTACGGGGCCACGTCTTCGCCCCCGCCCCCAGCCGGGTCGTCGAGGCGTACGGGTTGAGCGCCTTCGGCGAGTCCTGGCCCGCGGTGGTCGCGGTCTCGCTCGCCTGTGGGGGTGTGTGGACCGCGGCGATGCTCACCCGGGAGATCCGGCTCGCGCGCGCCCGACGGCGGGCGCGGCGCGCCGAACTCCGCGCCCGCGCTCCCATGCTGCCGGGCGAGAAGCCCGCCCCCGGCGAGCGGTTGGTGGTGTTGGAGGGCGACCGTCCGGACGCCTGGTGGCTGCCGGGCAGCCCCCCGCGACTGGTGGTCACCACCGCCGCGCTGCGCCGCCTGGAGGGCCGGGGGCTGGACGCGGTCCTCGCCCACGAACAGGGTCACCGTCGGGCCCGGCACGACTGGCTGTTGCACTCCTCCTCCGCTCTCGCCTCGGGCTTCCCGCAGGTGCCGGTCTTCCGGGCGTTCCGCGACCAGGTGCATCGGCTGGTGGAACTGTCGGCCGACGACATGGCCTCGCGGCGCTGCGGGCGGCTGGCGGTGGCCCTGGCGCTGGTCGAACTCAACGAGGAGCGGGGGGTCTTCGACCCCTACGCGCCGCGTCCCGCCGCCCAGGTCCCCCAGCGGATCGACCGGCTGCTGACGGCCCGGCCCAGGCTGCCGGTCGTCCGCCGGCTGCGGGTGACGGCACTGGCGGCGCTGGTGCCGCTGGTACCGCTGCTGGTGGCCTTCGGGCCCGGTCTCAGGGCACTGGGCTGA
- a CDS encoding MOSC domain-containing protein, with protein MKLLSVNVGKPRPNPWKGLSATGIDKRPVDGPVAVIAPGPKGTGEVGLVGDRVYDVKHHGGSDQAVYAYAREDLDGWEAELGRPLANGVFGENLTTLGLDVNGALIGERWRIGPDVVLEVSCARIPCATFQGRLKREGWIKRFTRAAVPGAYLRVIEPGDIRASDPVEIAHRPDHDVTVALVFRAMTLEPGLLPRLLVADALIEEGKELVRRRTTT; from the coding sequence ATGAAGCTGCTCTCCGTCAATGTCGGCAAGCCCCGACCCAACCCGTGGAAGGGTCTCAGCGCGACAGGCATCGACAAGCGGCCTGTTGACGGCCCGGTTGCCGTCATCGCGCCCGGCCCCAAGGGCACCGGCGAGGTCGGTCTCGTAGGCGACCGCGTCTACGACGTGAAGCACCACGGCGGTTCCGACCAGGCCGTCTACGCCTATGCCCGCGAGGATCTCGACGGATGGGAGGCCGAGCTGGGCAGGCCGCTTGCCAACGGCGTCTTCGGGGAGAACCTCACGACCCTCGGCCTCGACGTCAACGGCGCCCTGATCGGTGAACGTTGGCGCATCGGGCCGGATGTGGTCCTTGAGGTGTCGTGCGCGCGGATCCCATGCGCGACGTTCCAGGGCCGGCTGAAGCGAGAGGGCTGGATCAAGCGGTTCACCCGGGCCGCGGTGCCGGGCGCCTATCTGCGCGTGATCGAGCCGGGAGACATCCGGGCTTCCGACCCCGTCGAGATCGCGCACCGGCCCGACCACGACGTGACCGTCGCGCTCGTCTTCCGCGCGATGACACTCGAACCGGGCCTATTGCCGCGACTGCTGGTCGCTGACGCGCTGATCGAGGAGGGTAAGGAACTGGTCCGCAGACGCACGACCACATAG
- a CDS encoding VOC family protein, with the protein MVHVLSSRVLLRPTDPERSRTFYGETLGLAVHREFGTGPERGTVYFLGGGFLEVSGRSEGPLSPDLRLWLQVADVAAAHEELVARGVEVLREPRREPWGLVEMWISDPDGVRIVLVEIPEDHPLRYRPGI; encoded by the coding sequence ATGGTGCACGTACTGAGCAGTCGGGTGCTGCTGCGCCCCACCGACCCGGAACGCTCACGGACCTTCTACGGCGAGACGCTGGGCCTGGCCGTCCACCGGGAGTTCGGAACCGGCCCGGAGCGCGGGACCGTCTACTTCCTCGGCGGCGGCTTCCTGGAGGTCTCCGGTCGCTCGGAGGGGCCGCTCTCGCCGGATCTGCGGCTGTGGCTCCAGGTCGCCGACGTCGCCGCGGCGCACGAGGAACTGGTCGCCCGCGGCGTGGAGGTGCTGCGCGAGCCCAGGCGCGAACCGTGGGGCCTGGTGGAGATGTGGATCAGCGATCCGGACGGGGTGCGGATCGTCCTCGTGGAGATCCCCGAGGACCATCCGCTGCGGTACCGGCCCGGCATCTGA